In Chitinophagales bacterium, the following are encoded in one genomic region:
- a CDS encoding GIY-YIG nuclease family protein gives MSSIKLNDLLQLDNFKNVKVRFNLMFANNWNPIEIFKNNERQTLLEGQYWNYNKNKSFKEGQITIGFIRIKSNENSWLLFHIGKVTKDLNILNGVGYEYETLSEYEKYFGRLIIKFKNTSQNMIRNAESVIEDCEVVQILPDIFNNDIFPGYDKVNITWNELLRVLEKDTWKTALQNQKGVYLITDTSNGKMYVGSAYGDEMILNRWKSYVKSGHGNNKELQVLDFNHIKEYFRYSILDIYKSTTDTQTIIERENWWKEVLLSRKFGYNSN, from the coding sequence ATGAGTTCAATCAAACTAAATGACCTTTTGCAATTAGACAATTTCAAAAATGTAAAAGTCAGATTCAATTTAATGTTTGCAAATAATTGGAATCCAATAGAGATATTCAAAAATAATGAGAGACAAACCTTGCTTGAAGGACAATATTGGAACTACAATAAAAACAAATCTTTCAAAGAAGGGCAAATTACAATTGGTTTTATTCGAATTAAAAGCAATGAAAATTCTTGGCTCTTATTTCATATAGGAAAAGTAACCAAAGACTTAAATATTCTCAATGGAGTTGGTTATGAATATGAAACACTTTCTGAATACGAAAAGTATTTTGGACGCTTAATAATAAAATTTAAAAACACTTCTCAAAATATGATTCGTAATGCAGAATCTGTAATTGAAGATTGTGAAGTAGTTCAAATATTACCCGATATTTTTAACAATGATATCTTTCCAGGTTATGACAAAGTAAATATAACCTGGAATGAACTTTTAAGAGTTTTAGAAAAGGACACTTGGAAGACAGCGTTACAAAATCAAAAAGGAGTTTACTTAATTACAGACACTTCAAATGGTAAGATGTACGTTGGTTCAGCTTATGGAGACGAAATGATTTTAAATCGTTGGAAATCTTATGTAAAAAGTGGACACGGAAACAATAAAGAACTTCAAGTATTAGATTTTAATCACATTAAAGAATATTTCCGTTATTCAATTTTAGACATTTATAAATCGACAACGGATACACAAACAATTATAGAAAGAGAGAATTGGTGGAAAGAGGTACTCTTAAGCCGAAAATTTGGATACAATTCAAATTAA
- a CDS encoding dihydrofolate reductase family protein gives MRKLIAAINMTLDGFCDHTAGIPDEEIHQHYTDLLSNADTILYGRITYQLMEYWRTLAKSPSGEKSMDDFAVAMDSIPKIVFSHTLKNVDWHSAKLSNQPIEEVVSELKQQSGKDILVGSRSLIIQLMKLNLIDEFQLCVHPVIAGNGLPLFEKINDRTTLKLLTTKTFSSGAITLYYEPTNEKI, from the coding sequence ATGAGAAAACTAATTGCAGCAATCAATATGACACTTGACGGGTTTTGCGACCATACAGCAGGTATTCCAGATGAAGAAATACATCAGCATTACACTGACCTGTTAAGTAACGCAGACACTATTCTATATGGGAGGATAACATATCAGCTTATGGAATACTGGAGAACTTTGGCAAAAAGTCCTTCAGGCGAAAAATCAATGGACGACTTTGCTGTTGCAATGGATAGCATTCCAAAAATTGTTTTTTCTCACACGTTGAAAAATGTAGACTGGCACAGTGCAAAATTGTCAAATCAACCTATTGAAGAAGTAGTCTCAGAACTCAAGCAACAATCAGGTAAAGACATTTTAGTCGGTAGTCGGAGTTTAATTATACAATTAATGAAACTTAATTTAATTGATGAATTCCAACTTTGTGTTCACCCTGTTATAGCAGGAAACGGTTTGCCATTATTTGAAAAGATAAACGATAGGACTACTCTTAAACTCTTAACTACTAAAACCTTTAGTAGTGGAGCAATAACTCTTTACTATGAACCAACAAACGAAAAAATATGA